The following proteins come from a genomic window of Populus alba chromosome 12, ASM523922v2, whole genome shotgun sequence:
- the LOC118044385 gene encoding plastidial pyruvate kinase 2, whose translation MAQVVATTRSIHSSILSSPSSGSLQDRVDRLIKPSTFSSKFLSSHDKKKIISSVSSHRNTHIVAAAVKRSAEPEVIPVSPEDVPKREEQFVQLEQLGDTTAAVGMWTKPTVRRKTKIVCTIGPSTNTKEMIWKLAEAGMNVARMNMSHGDHASHQKVIDLVKEYNAQAKDNVIAIMLDTKGPEVRSGDLPQPIMLSPGQEFTFTIRRGVGTSDCVSVNYDDFVNDVEAGDMLLVDGGMMSLLVKSKTEDSVKCEVVDGGELKSRRHLNVRGKSATLPSITDKDWDDIKFGVENKVDFYAVSFVKDAQVVHELKNYLQSCGADIHVIVKIESADSIPNLHSIITASDGAMVARGDLGAELPIEEVPLLQEEIIRLCRSMGKAVIVATNMLESMIVHPTPTRAEVSDIAIAVREGADAVMLSGETAHGKFPLKAVKVMHTVSLRTEATIAGGEMPSNLGQAFKNHTSEMFAYHATMMSNTLGTSIVVFTRTGFMSILLSHYRPTGTVFAFTNEKRIQQRLALYQGVCPIYMQFSDDAEETFANALSVLKNQGMVKEGEEVALVQSGRQPIWRFQSTHNIQVRKV comes from the exons ATGGCGCAGGTAGTGGCTACCACCAGATCGATTCACAGTTCTATCCTATCATCTCCTTCCTCTGGATCCTTACAAGACCGAGTTGATCGGCTAATCAAACCTTCAACTTTCTCTTCGAAATTTCTTTCAAGTCATGACAAGAAGAAAATTATCAGCAGCGTTTCTTCTCATAGGAACACTCATATTGTGGCGGCGGCTGTTAAGAGATCCGCCGAACCTGAAGTCATTCCTGTCTCACCCGAGGATGTACCGAAG AGGGAGGAGCAATTTGTGCAATTAGAGCAACTAGGTGACACGACAGCAGCTGTTGGAATGTGGACGAAGCCTACTGTTAGGAGAAAGACGAAGATTGTATGTACTATTGGACCGTCAACTAACACGAAGGAGATGATATGGAAGTTGGCTGAAGCGGGAATGAATGTTGCTAGAATGAATATGTCACACGGAGACCATGCTTCTCATCAGAAAGTCATTGATTTGGTTAAAGAGTATAATGCACAGGCGAAAGATAATGTCATTGCCATCATGCTTGATACTAAG ggtCCTGAAGTTAGGAGTGGTGACTTGCCTCAGCCTATCATGCTATCACCTGGACAGGAATTCACTTTTACGATTCGTAGGGGTGTTGGAACATCTGATTGTGTTAGTGTGAACTATGATGATTTTGTTAATGATGTAGAAGCAGGCGACATGCTTCTTGTTGATG GTGGTATGATGTCACTTCTGGTGAAGTCCAAAACAGAGGATTCAGTGAAATGTGAAGTTGTTGATGGAGGAGAGCTTAAGTCCAGGCGTCATCTAAATGTTCGAGGAAAAAGCGCGACATTGCCTTCCATCACTG ACAAGGATTGGGATGATATAAAATTCGGAGTGGAGAACAAAGTTGACTTCTATGCTGTTTCCTTTGTTAAAGATGCACAAGTGGTTCATGAATTGAAGAATTATCTACAAA GTTGTGGTGCAGATATACATGTGATTGTAAAAATTGAAAGTGCAGATTCTATACCAAATTTGCATTCGATAATCACAGCATCTGATGGG gcTATGGTTGCAAGAGGAGATCTTGGTGCTGAGCTCCCTATTGAGGAGGTTCCCCTGCTGCAG GAAGAGATAATCAGGCTGTGCCGGAGCATGGGAAAAGCTGTTATTGTAGCAACGAATATGCTGGAAAGCATGATTGTTCATCCAACTCCTACCAGAGCAGAGGTATCAGACATTGCCATTGCTGTTCGTGAGGGTGCTGATGCAGTCATGCTTTCTGGAGAAACTGCACACGGAAA ATTCCCACTGAAAGCTGTTAAAGTTATGCACACAGTCTCCTTGCGAACTGAAGCAACCATAGCTGGTGGTGAAATGCCTTCTAATCTTGGTCAAGCATTCAAG AACCATACGAGTGAGATGTTTGCATACCATGCAACCATGATGTCAAACACTCTTGGAACCTCAATTGTTGTCTTCACAAGAACTGGCTTCATGTCTATATTACTGAGCCATTATCGACCTACAGGAACTGTTTTTGCATTCACAAATGA GAAGAGGATACAACAGAGACTGGCTTTGTATCAAGGAGTGTGTCCCATATACATGCAGTTTTCAGATGATGCTGAAGAAACCTTTGCAAATGCCTTGTCAGTGCTCAAG AATCAAGGGAtggtaaaggaaggagaagaggtCGCACTTGTTCAAAGTGGAAGACAACCAATCTGGCGGTTCCAATCTACCCATAATATTCAGGTCCGCAAAGTATAG
- the LOC118044384 gene encoding UDP-glycosyltransferase 91A1 codes for MADSDDKIHVAMFPWLAFGHMMPWLELAKLFAAKGHKISFISTPRNIDRLPKPPADVSSTLHFVKLPLPQVEGLPPDAEATIDLPANKVQYLKIALDKVQEPFAKVLESLNPDWIFYDFAQYWTGQIAAQLGIKSSICIAAMVAFIGPPSPLIDGDDYRKKPEDFTIPPKWVSFQTTVAYKYYDIMNTFDCVEDDASGVNDLMRWGLCLKSCDFIAVRSSFEIEPEWLQVLETIHEKPVFPVGQLPPVEYELEEKNSDAWSSMKKWLDMQEKSSVVYVAFGSEAKPSQAQLTELALGLELSGLPFFWVLRTRRGISDTDLIELPPGFEERTKGQGVVCTTWAPQLMILAHESIAGFLTHSGWSSVVEALTFQKALILLTFYSDQGINARVLEEKKIGYSIPRNELDGSFTRDSVAESLRLVMVSEEGKMYRDRAKEMSGLFGDRDRQDKYVDNILIYLKSHRPVKKAKSQY; via the coding sequence ATGGCAGATAGTGATGATAAGATTCATGTGGCCATGTTCCCATGGCTAGCCTTTGGTCATATGATGCCATGGCTAGAGCTTGCCAAACTATTTGCTGCAAAGGGTCACAAAATCTCCTTCATATCCACCCCTAGAAACATCGATCGCCTCCCAAAACCACCTGCAGATGTATCGTCTACTCTACACTTTGTAAAGCTGCCGTTGCCCCAAGTAGAGGGTCTCCCTCCAGATGCTGAGGCCACAATCGACTTGCCAGCTAACAAGGTACAATATCTCAAGATAGCCCTTGACAAGGTCCAAGAACCCTTTGCCAAGGTTCTTGAGTCCTTAAATCCAGATTGGATCTTCTACGATTTTGCTCAATACTGGACCGGGCAAATTGCGGCTCAACTGGGCATCAAAAGCTCTATATGCATTGCAGCGATGGTGGCCTTTATTGGTCCGCCATCGCCCTTGATCGACGGTGATGATTATCGCAAAAAACCCGAAGATTTCACTATCCCACCAAAGTGGGTATCGTTTCAGACAACAGTCGCTTATAAGTACTATGACATCATGAACACATTTGACTGTGTTGAGGATGATGCTTCAGGTGTCAACGACTTGATGCGTTGGGGCTTGTGTCTAAAATCATGTGATTTTATTGCAGTTCGGTCCTCCTTCGAGATCGAACCAGAATGGCTCCAAGTTCTCGAAACTATCCACGAGAAACCCGTTTTCCCGGTTGGTCAGCTGCCTCCTGTAGAGTACGaattagaagagaaaaattCAGACGCTTGGAGTTCAATGAAGAAGTGGCTTGACATGCAAGAGAAGAGCTCGGTAGTGTATGTAGCTTTCGGTAGCGAGGCAAAACCAAGTCAAGCCCAGCTAACCGAGTTAGCACTCGGGTTAGAGTTGTCTGGTTTGCCATTCTTCTGGGTTCTCAGGACGCGGCGTGGGATTTCGGATACTGACTTGATTGAGTTACCGCCTGGGTTTGAGGAGCGAACCAAAGGACAAGGAGTGGTTTGCACAACTTGGGCTCCTCAACTCATGATCTTGGCTCATGAATCGATTGCTGGGTTCTTGACTCACTCTGGGTGGAGCTCTGTGGTGGAGGCACTTACGTTTCAGAAGGCGCTCATACTTCTAACATTCTACTCAGATCAAGGGATAAATGCTAGGGTTTTGGAGGAGAAGAAGATTGGGTACTCCATACCAAGAAACGAGCTGGATGGGTCTTTTACTAGAGACTCAGTGGCTGAGTCATTGAGACTGGTGATGGTGAGTGAAGAAGGGAAGATGTATAGAGACAGGGCCAAGGAGATGAGTGGTTTGTTTGGCGATAGGGATAGGCAGGACAAGTACGTGGACAACATTTTGATTTACCTCAAAAGTCACAGACCTGTCAAGAAAGCCAAGAGTCAGTACTAG
- the LOC118044386 gene encoding hevamine-A yields the protein MLAAMARVSEATFLLVPLLALLLNKSSHATGGISIYWGQNGNEGTLAQTCATGRYAYVNIAFLYKFGNGQPPEMNLAGHCNPANGGCKIVSSGIKSCQQKGIKVLLSLGGSIGNYTLASKDDARGVADYLWSNFLGGQSSSRPLGDAVLDGIDFGIGQGSTLYWEDLALFLSNYGEQGRKVYLAAAPQCPFPDRNLGTALNTGLFDYVWIQFYSNGPCQYSSGKTTNLINSWNQWAASLVAGTIFLGLPAAPAAARSGYIPPDVLTSQILPVIKMAPKYGGVMLWSKFWDDRNGYSRSILSSV from the coding sequence ATGCTTGCAGCTATGGCCAGAGTTTCTGAAGCCACATTTCTTCTTGTCCCTCTGCTAGCCCTTTTACTAAATAAATCCTCTCATGCTACTGGTGGAATTTCAATCTACTGGGGTCAAAATGGGAATGAAGGGACTCTAGCACAAACATGTGCCACAGGAAGATATGCTTATGTTAACATAGCCTTCCTCTACAAATTTGGCAATGGTCAACCCCCAGAAATGAACCTTGCCGGTCATTGCAACCCGGCAAACGGTGGCTGTAAAATTGTCAGCAGTGGGATCAAAAGTTGCCAACAGAAAGGAATTAAGGTGCTGCTTTCTCTTGGTGGTAGCATTGGAAATTATACTCTGGCCTCTAAGGATGATGCCAGAGGTGTCGCAGATTATTTATGGAGCAATTTCTTGGGCGGTCAATCATCTTCTCGTCCTCTAGGTGATGCGGTGTTGGATGGCATTGATTTTGGCATAGGGCAAGGTTCAACACTGTATTGGGAGGATCTGGCACTTTTCCTATCTAACTATGGCGAGCAAGGAAGAAAGGTGTATTTAGCGGCAGCTCCTCAGTGTCCCTTCCCGGATAGAAATCTGGGGACTGCCCTTAACACTGGACTTTTTGACTATGTTTGGATCCAATTCTATAGCAACGGTCCTTGCCAGTATAGTTCAGGCAAAACTACTAACCTCATAAACTCTTGGAATCAGTGGGCTGCATCATTAGTTGCAGGAACAATATTTCTAGGGTTGCCAGCAGCTCCTGCAGCAGCCAGAAGTGGGTACATTCCACCGGATGTGTTGACTTCTCAGATACTTCCGGTGATAAAGATGGCACCAAAGTATGGTGGTGTTATGCTTTGGTCAAAGTTTTGGGATGATAGGAACGGGTACAGTCGCTCCATTCTGAGCAGTGTATGA
- the LOC118044382 gene encoding LOW QUALITY PROTEIN: probable pre-mRNA-splicing factor ATP-dependent RNA helicase DEAH5 (The sequence of the model RefSeq protein was modified relative to this genomic sequence to represent the inferred CDS: inserted 1 base in 1 codon), with translation MVAAAENDAGLKKLEYLSLVSKVCSELETHLGFGDKILAEFITELGRSCDTVDEFDAKLKENGAEMPDYFVRTLLTIIHAILPPKAEKEAKKDMESDGSGKDSKFKALSIQDSRDRVKEIDKELEIEAKEKSRRENEERHRERDAEDKHGRTDRRDGDRDRYRDRYDTRRDRERRREGYDREDGXRERERRNVRHGYDREDGGGEKERRNVRHGYDREGGEGERERRNVRHGYDREDGEGERERRNVRQGYGGGNSNELELYGVYKGRVSRVMDTGCFVQLSDFRGKEGLVHVSQIATRRLGNAKDAVKRDQEVYVKVISISGNKLSLSMRDVDQDSGKDLLPLKKRDEEDGFRSNALGSSKEGPVTRTGLSGIRIVEEEEDTGPSRRPLKRMSSPEKWEAKQLIASGVLSAQEHPMYDDEVDGFLYQEEGVEEELEIEMNEDEPAFLQGQTRYSVDVSPVKIFKNPEGSLSRAAALQSALIKERREVRDQQQRTMLDSIPKDLNRPWEDPMPETGERHLAQELRGVGLSAYDMPEWKKDAFGKALTFGQRSKLSIQEQRQSLPIYKLKKELIQAIHENQVLVVIGETGSGKTTQVTQYLAEAGYTTRGKIGCTQPRRVAAMSVAKRVAEEFGCRLGEEVGYAIRFEDCTGPDTVIKYMTDGMLLREILIDENLSQYSVIMLDEAHERTINTDVLFGLLKKLVKRRPDLRLIVTSATLDAEKFSGYFFNCNIFTIPGRTFPVEIMYTKQPESDYLDASLITVLQIHLTEPEGDILLFLTGQEEIDFACQSLYERMKGLGKNVPELIILPVYSALPSEMQSRIFEPVPPGKRKVVVATNIAEASLTIDGIFYVIDPGFAKQNVYNPKQGLDSLVITPISQASAKQRAGRGGRTGPGKCYRLYTESAYRNEMSPTSVPEIQRVNLGFTTLTMKAMGINDLLSFDFMDPPSPQALISALEQLYSLGALDEEGLLTKLGRKMAEFPLEPPLSKMLLASVDLGCTDEILTIISMITTGNIFYRPREKQALADQKRAKFFQPEGDHLTLLAVYEAWKAKNFSGPWCFENFVQSRSLRRAQDVRKQLLSIMDKYKLDVVSAGKNFTKIRKAIAAGFFFHVARKDPQEGYRTLVENQPVYIHPSSALFQRQPDWVIYHELVMTTKEYMREGTVVDPKWLVELAPRFFKVADPTKMSKRKRQERVEPLYDRYHEPNSWRLSKRRA, from the exons ATGGTAGCCGCAGCTGAAAACGACGCCGGATTGAAGAAACTCGAGTACCTCTCCCTCGTCTCCAAGGTCTGCAGCGAACTCGAAACTCACTTAGGGTTTGGCGATAAAATCCTAGCTGAGTTCATCACCGAGTTAGGTCGGAGTTGCGACACAGTAGATGAGTTCGACGCCAAACTGAAGGAAAACGGAGCTGAAATGCCTGATTACTTTGTACGGACATTGCTGACGATTATTCACGCGATTTTGCCGCCTAAAGCGGAGAAGGAGGCGAAAAAGGATATGGAGAGCGATGGGTCAGGTAAAGATTCTAAATTTAAAGCTCTTTCGATTCAAGATAGCAGAGACAGAGTGAAAGAAATTGATAAGGAATTGGAAATTGAAGCTAAAGAGAAAAGTAGAAGAGAGAATGAGGAAAGGCATAGAGAAAGAGATGCCGAAGATAAACATGGAAGGACAGATAGGAGGGATGGAGATAGGGATAGATATAGAGATAGGTATGATACGAggagagatagagaaagaaggAGAGAGGGGTATGATAGAGAGGATG gaagggagagggagagaagaaaTGTGAGACACGGTTATGATAGAGAGGATGGTGGAGGCGAGAAGGAGAGAAGGAATGTGAGACACGGTTATGATAGAGAGGGTGGTGAAGGTGAGAGGGAGAGAAGGAATGTGAGACACGGTTATGATAGAGAGGATGGTGAAGGTGAGAGGGAGAGAAGGAATGTGAGACAAGGGTATGGTGGTGGGAATAGTAATGAGCTGGAATTGTATGGGGTTTATAAGGGGAGGGTGTCCAGGGTGATGGATACGGGTTGTTTTGTGCAGTTGAGTGATTTTAGGGGGAAGGAGGGTTTGGTTCATGTTTCACAGATTGCAACTAGGAGACTTGGGAATGCGAAGGATGCTGTGAAGAGGGATCAGGAGGTTTATGTTAAGGTGATTTCGATTTCAGGGAACAAGTTGAGTCTTTCGATGAGGGATGTTGATCAGGATAGTGGGAAGGATTTGCTTCCCTTGAAGAAGCGGGATGAGGAGGATGGTTTTAGGAGTAATGCTTTGGGGTCATCTAAGGAGGGGCCAGTGACTAGGACAGGGTTGTCAGGGATTAGGatcgtggaggaggaggaggatacTGGTCCATCAAGGAGGCCTTTGAAGAGAATGAGCTCTCCAGAGAAGTGGGAAGCGAAACAGTTGATTGCTTCAGGAGTTTTGAGTGCGCAAGAGCACCCCATGTATGATGATGAAGTAGATGGGTTTCTTTATCAAGAAGAGGGAGTTGAGGAAGAGCTTGAGATTGAGATGAACGAGGATGAGCCTGCATTTTTGCAAGGGCAGACTAGGTATTCTGTTGATGTGTCACCAGTGAAGATTTTTAAGAATCCTGAAGGTTCGCTAAGTCGTGCAGCTGCTCTTCAGTCTGCACTTATAAAGGAGAGGAGAGAAGTGAGGGACCAGCAGCAGAGGACTATGCTTGATTCGATACCAAAGGATCTTAATCGTCCTTGGGAAGACCCAATGCCTGAGACTGGTGAGAGGCATCTTGCCCAGGAGCTGCGTGGTGTTGGCTTATCTGCTTATGACATGCCTGAATGGAAGAAGGATGCATTTGGGAAAGCATTGACGTTTGGGCAGAGATCCAAGCTATCTATCCAGGAACAGAGGCAGAGCTTGCCAATttacaaattgaaaaaagagtTAATTCAGGCTATCCATGAAAATCAGGTTTTGGTTGTTATTGGTGAGACAGGTTCAGGCAAGACTACCCAGGTGACACAGTATCTTGCTGAGGCAGGCTACACTACAAGGGGTAAGATCGGATGTACTCAGCCTCGTAGGGTGGCTGCTATGTCTGTAGCCAAGAGGGTGGCTGAAGAGTTTGGTTGTCGTTTAGGTGAGGAAGTTGGCTATGCTATTCGTTTTGAGGATTGCACTGGACCAGATACTGTGATCAAGTATATGACAGATGGTATGCTTCTTAGGGAGATTTTGATTGATGAAAACCTTTCTCAATACTCAGTGATAATGCTTGATGAGGCTCATGAGAGAACAATTAACACTGATGTCCTTTTTGGGTTACTCAAGAAACTTGTGAAGAGAAGACCTGATCTTCGCTTGATTGTCACGTCAGCCACACTGGATGCAGAGAAATTTTCGGGGTATTTCTTCAACTGTAACATATTCACGATTCCTGGTAGAACTTTTCCTGTAGAGATAATGTACACCAAACAGCCTGAAAGTGACTATTTAGATGCGTCTCTGATTACTGTCTTGCAAATCCACTTGACGGAACCTGAAGGTGATATACTTCTATTCTTGACAGGTCAGGAGGAGATTGATTTTGCATGCCAGTCTCTTTATGAGAGGATGAAAGGGTTAGGAAAAAATGTTCCTGAATTGATCATATTACCTGTTTATAGTGCTCTTCCTAGTGAAATGCAATCAAGAATTTTTGAACCTGTCCCCCCTGGGAAGAGGAAGGTGGTTGTGGCAACCAATATTGCTGAAGCCTCTTTAACAATTGAtggaattttttatgttattgatcCTGGGTTTGCCAAGCAGAATGTGTATAATCCAAAGCAAGGGCTTGATTCTCTGGTTATAACACCAATTTCGCAAGCATCTGCCAAGCAACGAGCTGGACGTGGTGGGCGTACTGGGCCTGGAAAATGTTATCGTCTCTACACAGAAAGTGCATACCGCAATGAGATGTCTCCCACCTCGGTTCCAGAAATCCAAAGAGTTAATCTAGGATTCACTACACTTACAATGAAGGCCATGGGAATCAAtgaccttttgtcttttgattttatggATCCGCCTTCACCCCAGGCCCTGATTTCTGCTTTGGAACAGCTATATAGCCTTGGAGCCCTGGATGAGGAAGGACTTCTGACCAAACTAGGGAGGAAAATGGCAGAATTTCCTCTGGAACCACCATTGTCGAAAATGTTGCTGGCCAGTGTAGACCTTGGGTGCACCGATGAGATTTTAACTATTATTTCCATGATCACTACTGGTAACATCTTTTACAGACCCAGAGAAAAACAAGCGCTGGCTGATCAGAAGAGGGCCAAGTTTTTCCAGCCTGAGGGAGACCATCTGACTTTGCTTGCTGTATATGAGGCTTGGAAAGCCAAGAATTTTTCAGGACCTTGGTGTTTTGAGAACTTTGTCCAATCTCGATCCTTGAGGAGAGCGCAGGATGTCAGAAAACAGCTTCTAAGCATAATGGACAA GTATAAATTGGATGTTGTTAGTGCTGGGAAGAATTTTACCAAGATAAGGAAAGCAATTGCAGCTGGATTCTTTTTCCATGTGGCCAGAAAGGACCCGCAGGAGGGTTATAGGACTTTAGTTGAGAACCAGCCAGTTTATATCCACCCCAGCAGTGCACTTTTCCAGAGACAACCGGACTGGGTCATATACCACGAGCTGGTAATGACTACAAAGGAGTACATGCGTGAGGGCACAGTTGTAGATCCCAAATGGCTCGTGGAACTTGCTCCCAGATTCTTTAAAGTGGCAGATCCTACAAAAATGAGCAAGCGAAAGCGTCAAGAACGCGTTGAACCTCTCTATGATAGATATCACGAACCAAATTCATGGCGGTTGAGTAAACGGCGAGCTTGA